A single genomic interval of Polaribacter vadi harbors:
- a CDS encoding efflux RND transporter periplasmic adaptor subunit: protein MRKIILAILGALLIIGAIFLGNYFIDNNQKPKPTFKKSINTVFVQNVKNTEVPIVLTANGNLVAKNKIDIFSEVQGVLNTSNKAFKPGTAYNRGEILLSINSDEFRASLKSQKSNLFNLITAVLPDLRLDFSSDFKKWEDYLKSFDINKSIPELPSFSSDKEKYFISGRGILTAYYNVKNLEVRLSKHLIRAPFKGVLIETLVTPGTLVRSGQKLGEFIDTDIYELEVSVNSEFADLLKVGNAVELTSSNKSKTYEGKVVRVNGRIDQISQTINAYIQVKDPDLKEGMFLEANLIAKSETDAIEISRKLLVNNNAVYTVKNDSVLTLSEINPVYFGAENVVIKGLKDNDKILAQPFPGAFDGMIVNIGKKD from the coding sequence ATGAGAAAAATTATTCTAGCTATTCTAGGAGCTTTATTAATTATTGGTGCAATTTTTTTAGGAAATTATTTTATCGATAATAATCAAAAACCAAAACCAACATTTAAAAAAAGTATCAATACAGTTTTTGTACAAAATGTTAAAAATACGGAAGTTCCTATTGTTTTAACTGCTAATGGTAATCTGGTTGCCAAAAATAAAATTGATATTTTTTCTGAAGTTCAAGGTGTTTTAAATACTTCTAATAAGGCTTTTAAACCAGGAACAGCATATAATAGAGGCGAAATTTTATTAAGTATTAATAGCGATGAATTTAGAGCAAGTTTAAAATCGCAAAAGAGTAATTTATTTAATTTAATTACAGCTGTTTTACCAGATTTACGTTTAGATTTTTCATCAGATTTTAAAAAATGGGAAGACTATTTAAAAAGTTTCGATATTAATAAATCGATACCAGAATTACCTAGTTTTTCATCAGACAAAGAAAAATATTTTATTTCTGGACGTGGAATTTTAACAGCTTACTACAATGTTAAAAATTTAGAAGTTCGTTTATCTAAACATTTAATAAGAGCACCTTTTAAAGGAGTTTTAATAGAAACTTTAGTAACTCCTGGAACCTTGGTAAGATCAGGCCAAAAATTAGGCGAGTTTATAGATACAGATATTTATGAGTTGGAGGTTTCTGTAAATTCTGAATTTGCAGACTTATTAAAAGTTGGGAATGCAGTAGAACTTACAAGTTCAAATAAATCGAAAACTTACGAAGGGAAAGTTGTGAGAGTTAATGGAAGAATCGATCAAATTTCGCAAACCATAAACGCCTATATTCAAGTAAAAGATCCAGATTTAAAAGAAGGGATGTTTTTAGAAGCAAATTTGATTGCAAAATCAGAAACAGATGCTATTGAAATTTCAAGAAAATTATTGGTCAATAACAATGCTGTGTATACTGTTAAAAATGATAGCGTTTTAACGTTGTCAGAAATAAATCCTGTTTATTTTGGTGCAGAAAACGTGGTTATAAAAGGATTAAAAGACAATGATAAAATTTTAGCACAACCTTTTCCAGGTGCTTTTGATGGTATGATTGTAAATATTGGTAAAAAAGATTAA